In one window of Ptychodera flava strain L36383 unplaced genomic scaffold, AS_Pfla_20210202 Scaffold_41__1_contigs__length_1339820_pilon, whole genome shotgun sequence DNA:
- the LOC139127990 gene encoding ultra-long-chain fatty acid omega-hydroxylase-like, whose amino-acid sequence MYNADFKSFTLSNVAGTLVVLAVVVQVVVSLMRLVNQRRRSEKAFEAFFSIKRHPLLGNLDQFTNDEEGFQHGEEVLKDVEYATQFWNGPFVCCLICFHPATVKAILSTQEPKDELTYGMVKPWLGDGLLLSKGSKWFRNRRLLTPGFHFDILKPYVQVFNECTHTMLDKWAKICDKGSLEMFEHVSLLTLDSLLKCIFSQDSHCQIMTEQHPYIKAVYQLTKMIDDRARFPPFYSDLIYHLSYSGYKWRKNTKIVHQYSKNVIEQRKEALRGEKGKRIDNSRKYIDFLDILLAAKDEDGKGLTDQEIRDEVDTFMFEGHDTTASGISWCLYNLAKNPEHQQKCREEIDEVLSGKEEDVIDWDDISKLNYLTLCIKESMRVHPPVPFIGRRLTKPLNVSELGVTIPAGEWIGVSFMALHTNRFVWDDPEKFDPLRFTAENSQIRSPYAYVPFSAGPRNCIGQNFAMNEMRVAVALILRRFELSLDESVPARRVTSLVMRAENGLRLFVKSRSDSHKNV is encoded by the exons ATGTACAACGCGGACTTCAAGTCGTTCACGCTCTCAAATGTTGCCGGTACACTGGTGGTGTTGGCAGTGGTCGTCCAAGTCGTTGTATCGTTGATGAGACTCGTCAACCAACGTAGGCGGAGCGAGAAGGCGTTCGAGGCATTCTTCTCTATTAAGAGACATCCGCTGTTAGGTAACCTGGATCAG TTCACCAATGACGAAGAGGGCTTTCAGCATGGAGAGGAAGTTCTTAAAGACGTTGAGTATGCTACGCAGTTCTGGAATGGTCCGTTTGTTTgctgtttgatttgttttcaccCAGCCACAGTAAAAGCAATACTCTCAACACAAG AGCCCAAGGATGAATTAACCTATGGAATGGTCAAACCATGGCTAGGTGATGGATTGCTCCTCAGCAAAGGAAGCAAATGGTTCCGGAATCGCCGATTGCTGACTCCGGGAttccattttgatattttgaagccGTACGTCCAGGTGTTCAATGAATGCACACACACTATGCTG GACAAATGGGCAAAGATTTGTGACAAAGGCTCCCTGGAAATGTTCGAGCACGTCAGCTTATTGACCTTGGACAGTCTATTGAAATGTATCTTCAGTCAAGATAGCCACTGTCAAATCATGAC GGAGCAGCATCCATACATAAAAGCTGTCTACCAACTGACCAAGATGATCGATGACCGAGCTCGCTTCCCGCCATTTTACAGTGATTTAATCTACCACCTCAGCTACAGTGGCTACAAGTGGAGGAAAAACACTAAGATTGTGCATCAGTATTCCAAAAACGTTATTGAACAAAGGAAAGAGGCTCTGAGAGGAGAGAAAGGGAAAAGAATAGACAATTCCAGGAAATATATAGACTTCCTCGACATATTACTGGCAGCAAAG GATGAAGACGGCAAAGGTCTGACAGATCAGGAGATACGAGACGAAGTGGACACGTTTATGTTTGAAGGTCACGATACGACAGCCAGTGGCATATCGTGGTGTCTCTACAACCTGGCAAAAAATCCAGAACATCAACAGAAATGTCGCGAAGAGATTGATGAAGTGTTAAGTGGAAAGGAAGAAGATGTTATTGACTG GGATGACATTAGCAAGTTAAATTACTTGACTCTGTGTATCAAGGAAAGCATGAGGGTTCATCCACCTGTACCTTTCATTGGACGACGCCTTACAAAACCTTTGAATGTCTCAGAGCTTGGCGTCACAATACCTGCCG GTGAATGGATCGGTGTGTCCTTCATGGCTTTGCAcacaaacagatttgtctgGGATGACCCTGAGAAGTTTGATCCGCTGAGGTTCACTGCCGAAAATTCTCAAATACGATCTCCGTATGCATATGTGCCTTTCTCAGCTGGACCACG AAATTGCATTGGTCAGAACTTTGCCATGAATGAGATGAGAGTTGCAGTTGCCTTGATATTGAGAAGATTCGAATTGTCCCTTGATGAGAGTGTACCTGCAAGGCGAGTTACATCACTCGTGATGAGAGCTGAGAATGGGCTGCGACTCTTTGTCAAATCAAGATCTGATTCCcataaaaatgtctaa